AGATTGAGGACGTGGCGGAGGATGCTGCGGTGGAGGGATTGGTCTGTCTTTGATCGCGAGCTTCAAACGAATCTTCCCCTGTGGTCGACCCGATGGACGAACCAGCTCGAGCGAGTTGATCAATTCCGGAATCATTGACCCGTCCGAGTCAATCAAACGAGCTAGAGGAAACCTAACCGATCCGACGAGGGTTTTCGCCAGATCCGAAGAATTGGAATGAAAAACCTCGATGTTGAGGACCGATTCGTGGACAGATCGGGTGAGAGGAAGAGTAATCCGCTCGTTCCACACCGGTTTGATGGAGGAGGAATCATCGGAGCGGGTGGAGAGAGGGTGGTCTTGGTCAAGATACAGAACAACGTAGGGTTTCAGGTCACCGTTACGCCAGTTGACATTCTTCAGGTGCTTGGCAGAGACGACGGTGACAACCAGGTCGAGTGGCTCCGACGAAGTCATGAATACGGTGCGTTTCAAGACGAGACGGTGGCTTACGCGGTGGTCTTAGCTAACGTGCGCTCGTATCTCAAATATCTGTATCAAAGTCTCAGCTATCATCAACTATCATCGTTTTATCACAGAGTTTTATGTCTCAAAAAACCTGCTGGCTATATAAGAGGCTTTTGACTTTTGGAGTTTGACTCTTTCTTACTAGCGACAGCTGGAGTTATTCATGAACAGGATAGTTATATCCTTATGTCCAAACAGATGCATAAATTCTCACCAAGCACAAGATAGGCATTTGAAGAGTGGATAACACTTTCTcagtctttcttcttcttcttcgttgtgATAGGTCAGGTCAGGGAACAACAATGGCTTCTTCTGCAACAGCACCAAATTCGctatctttcttctcatcttctctctttttatccTCCTCTCACCAAATCCCTAAAACCTACATTTCCGTTTCAAAACTCGGCTCCGGCAGAGTCTCGAAGCCGCTTTCTGTCTCTTCCCAGCTAGCGACTCTACCGATTCTATCATTCGAAGGAGAGAAGGTCGGAGAGACGTATCTAGACCTCAAAGCGGCGCCGGAGGATACCGCGCGTGCCGTTGTGCACCGAGCCATCGTGACGGACCTGAATAACAAGCGGCGAGGTACTGCTTCCACACTGACTCGCGGTGAAGTTCGTGGTGGTGGAATTAAACCTTACTCACAGAAGAAAACTGGCCACGCGAGGCGTGGATCTCAGAGAACACCGTTACGTCCCGGTGGAGGTGTGGTGTTTGGGCCAAGACCTAAGGATTGGtcaattaaaatcaataggaaggagaagaagctagCGATATCTACGGCGTTATCGAGTGCGGCATCTGCGGAAGGTGGTGCGATAGTGGTGGAGGAATTTGGGGAGAAGTTTGAGAAGCCCAAGACTAAAGATTTCTTAGCTGCGATGCAAAGGTGGGGATTGGATCCCAAGGAGAAAGCTATGTTCTTGATGATTGATGTGGA
This sequence is a window from Arabidopsis thaliana chromosome 1 sequence. Protein-coding genes within it:
- the RPL4 gene encoding ribosomal protein L4 (ribosomal protein L4 (RPL4); FUNCTIONS IN: structural constituent of ribosome, poly(U) RNA binding; INVOLVED IN: translation; LOCATED IN: in 7 components; EXPRESSED IN: 23 plant structures; EXPRESSED DURING: 14 growth stages; CONTAINS InterPro DOMAIN/s: Ribosomal protein L4 (InterPro:IPR015498), Ribosomal protein L4/L1e, bacterial-type (InterPro:IPR013005), Ribosomal protein L4/L1e (InterPro:IPR002136); BEST Arabidopsis thaliana protein match is: Ribosomal protein L4/L1 family (TAIR:AT2G20060.1); Has 35333 Blast hits to 34131 proteins in 2444 species: Archae - 798; Bacteria - 22429; Metazoa - 974; Fungi - 991; Plants - 531; Viruses - 0; Other Eukaryotes - 9610 (source: NCBI BLink).), yielding MASSATAPNSLSFFSSSLFLSSSHQIPKTYISVSKLGSGRVSKPLSVSSQLATLPILSFEGEKVGETYLDLKAAPEDTARAVVHRAIVTDLNNKRRGTASTLTRGEVRGGGIKPYSQKKTGHARRGSQRTPLRPGGGVVFGPRPKDWSIKINRKEKKLAISTALSSAASAEGGAIVVEEFGEKFEKPKTKDFLAAMQRWGLDPKEKAMFLMIDVDENVAKSSRNIGTLRMLTPRTLNLFDILNADKLVLTPAAVEFLNARYGVDAVEEEDDDEDETEG
- the RPL4 gene encoding ribosomal protein L4 (ribosomal protein L4 (RPL4); FUNCTIONS IN: structural constituent of ribosome, poly(U) RNA binding; INVOLVED IN: translation; LOCATED IN: in 9 components; EXPRESSED IN: 23 plant structures; EXPRESSED DURING: 14 growth stages; CONTAINS InterPro DOMAIN/s: Ribosomal protein L4 (InterPro:IPR015498), Ribosomal protein L4/L1e, bacterial-type (InterPro:IPR013005), Ribosomal protein L4/L1e (InterPro:IPR002136); BEST Arabidopsis thaliana protein match is: Ribosomal protein L4/L1 family (TAIR:AT2G20060.1); Has 8071 Blast hits to 8071 proteins in 2657 species: Archae - 3; Bacteria - 5559; Metazoa - 117; Fungi - 103; Plants - 95; Viruses - 0; Other Eukaryotes - 2194 (source: NCBI BLink).); its protein translation is MASSATAPNSLSFFSSSLFLSSSHQIPKTYISVSKLGSGRVSKPLSVSSQLATLPILSFEGEKVGETYLDLKAAPEDTARAVVHRAIVTDLNNKRRGTASTLTRGEVRGGGIKPYSQKKTGHARRGSQRTPLRPGGGVVFGPRPKDWSIKINRKEKKLAISTALSSAASAEGGAIVVEEFGEKFEKPKTKDFLAAMQRWGLDPKEKAMFLMIDVDENVAKSSRNIGTLRMLTPRTLNLFDILNADKLVLTPAAVEFLNARYGVDAVEEEDDDEDETEEEA
- the RPL4 gene encoding ribosomal protein L4 (ribosomal protein L4 (RPL4); FUNCTIONS IN: structural constituent of ribosome, poly(U) RNA binding; INVOLVED IN: translation; LOCATED IN: in 10 components; EXPRESSED IN: 23 plant structures; EXPRESSED DURING: 14 growth stages; CONTAINS InterPro DOMAIN/s: Ribosomal protein L4/L1e, bacterial-type (InterPro:IPR013005), Ribosomal protein L4 (InterPro:IPR015498), Ribosomal protein L4/L1e (InterPro:IPR002136); BEST Arabidopsis thaliana protein match is: Ribosomal protein L4/L1 family (TAIR:AT2G20060.1); Has 8127 Blast hits to 8127 proteins in 2686 species: Archae - 3; Bacteria - 5615; Metazoa - 117; Fungi - 103; Plants - 95; Viruses - 0; Other Eukaryotes - 2194 (source: NCBI BLink).), whose amino-acid sequence is MASSATAPNSLSFFSSSLFLSSSHQIPKTYISVSKLGSGRVSKPLSVSSQLATLPILSFEGEKVGETYLDLKAAPEDTARAVVHRAIVTDLNNKRRGTASTLTRGEVRGGGIKPYSQKKTGHARRGSQRTPLRPGGGVVFGPRPKDWSIKINRKEKKLAISTALSSAASAEGGAIVVEEFGEKFEKPKTKDFLAAMQRWGLDPKEKAMFLMIDVDENVAKSSRNIGTLRMLTPRTLNLFDILNADKLVLTPAAVEFLNARYGVDAVEEEDDDEDETEGSEEA